From a region of the Marinifilum sp. JC120 genome:
- a CDS encoding radical SAM protein — translation MIIPEHLQIEIVAGYCSARCTMCTIDEVDRKGIMSIDRFSAILDSFKPYADKMKFLTLHGMGEPLMDKGIVEKVNTAKKNGFNGVGFATNATFLTEELSASLITGGLNTIIFSLDGLNKETHESIRRGVNYDEVVKNIKQFIHLRGELGETKIIMRMIRQESNADEWDEYYAYWTDLLSSKYGDQVSYFDLHNWAEKASDSENIQKRYHELKKMSEQTRLVCTDLLQRMIVFIDGDVGLCCGDDKGLNMIGNVLKEDPISIYNRGMFQEYRSLMSAGKLTQIEFCKNCQIILSRLKKEYVDV, via the coding sequence ATGATTATACCGGAACATCTTCAGATTGAGATTGTAGCAGGATACTGCTCAGCAAGGTGCACCATGTGCACCATTGATGAGGTTGACAGGAAGGGAATAATGTCAATCGATAGATTTTCTGCAATTCTGGATTCTTTTAAACCTTATGCTGATAAAATGAAGTTTTTGACTCTCCATGGGATGGGGGAGCCTCTGATGGATAAAGGTATTGTAGAAAAGGTTAATACGGCAAAAAAAAATGGTTTTAATGGAGTGGGGTTTGCTACAAATGCAACTTTTTTGACTGAAGAACTCTCAGCCTCGTTGATAACTGGTGGACTTAATACAATTATATTTTCCTTGGACGGTTTAAATAAAGAGACTCACGAGAGTATTCGGCGTGGAGTTAATTATGACGAGGTGGTTAAGAATATTAAGCAGTTTATTCATTTGAGAGGTGAATTGGGTGAAACAAAGATAATTATGCGAATGATAAGACAGGAATCAAATGCCGATGAGTGGGATGAATACTATGCTTATTGGACAGATTTGTTGTCTTCTAAATATGGAGATCAAGTGAGTTATTTTGATCTGCATAATTGGGCTGAAAAAGCCTCTGATTCAGAGAACATCCAAAAAAGATATCACGAATTAAAAAAAATGTCAGAGCAGACCAGGCTTGTCTGTACGGATTTACTGCAGCGCATGATTGTGTTTATAGATGGTGATGTGGGGTTATGTTGTGGGGATGATAAGGGACTGAATATGATTGGAAATGTTTTGAAAGAGGATCCTATTTCCATTTATAATCGTGGAATGTTTCAGGAATACAGGTCGTTGATGAGTGCCGGAAAATTAACACAGATCGAGTTCTGCAAAAATTGTCAAATTATTTTGTCTAGATTGAAAAAAGAATATGTGGATGTGTAG